One Mya arenaria isolate MELC-2E11 chromosome 5, ASM2691426v1 genomic window carries:
- the LOC128235409 gene encoding transient receptor potential cation channel subfamily M member 2-like produces the protein MEIFGTLIIEGDEENEIQYCKVNQESNIEDIFSNWGLKSTGLLLSLTGSAFPDKGKQKEVVKALAEVFASTGAWVTTDAIDDVGEILREAVLEVEAINDYQPVVIGVFPWNTVAEKIAEKSLVPKDDPVVDTHFTHFIFVDDGIDVDEFRVQVDSTISSSAFGTVDAKIPVVVLNIGHDVNKKYLKLSVINDHPVLSFGKSKTQMKFTDEELKGKEHLVSSVTSDNSIEYANAILKSVIGANDESIDSLRLSIVWNESHDQVASLTKNNKRWKNETYKNKLLRFALESDNGKTASTLYSSGIDLVNFCNKNLVGMFNQIGDNGFGNTDFNTLEDVQRYISDNTEVLLDIAEGVTETEIAISCIFIWSIFSLRYDVSYQFWRLSESKMTAAVFACKCLKRMKKCTDDDDRKSRIEFIIGKYDHRSTWILTQCYTDKKSKAKKCLVRERKEFGGTSTLLLANQDKIFIQHSACQAALNDIWLQPLSTDETSNPFWKIMLFMINPLLAGFFLNFVDQDSKKDVNGKCCGVFVWMLKRAWDFTHSPLVKFMYNMLSYLVFLTLFAYAIVFSTNQSFSAVNYVLMVWVFSFVVEEIRQKLVSNDDYITDIWNWIDLLALTLFIVGEVLRHINLEIARILMALDFIIFSLRLLHACTCLRNIGPKLVMIGKMMQDLVYFFIIMMVVVVSYAIATQSILYPNSPFTWHTFYKTLKIPYWNIFGELGLEDIEDVGDCTNDPMAGFEDLPRCPTKAGTYIVPIMMAIYMLIVQVLLLNLLIAMFSFTFEKVQDETDKYWCFLRFKLIREYYDRPFLCPPLTWISHIKRIVFYIRRKRIEHHHHCGNAFCKHIHKTEGERLMRWERMHAEKAKLKKDDLKRLKDSSLSGRYTEIRRNLLIDS, from the exons ATGGAGATTTTTGGTACGCTGATTATCGAAGGTGACGAggaaaatgaaattcaatacTGTAAGGTGAACCAAGAATCTAACATCGAGGACATATTTTCCAACTGGGGATTAAAGAGCACTGGCTTGTTACTGTCTTTGACGGGTTCCGCTTTTCCAGACAAAGGAAAACAGAAAGAGGTTGTGAAAGCGCTTGCTGAGGTGTTTGCTAGCACGGGTGCATGGGTAACCACAGACGCAATTGATGATGTCGGAGAAATTCTGAGAGAAGCTGTTTTAGAAGTAGAGGCTATCAATGACTACCAACCGGTGGTCATTGGTGTTTTCCCCTGGAATACCGTCGCAGAAAAGATCGCCGAGAAGAGTTTAGTACCGAAGGATGATCCTGTGGTCGATACGCATTTTACgcatttcatttttgttgatGACGGCATCGATGTTGATGAGTTTCGTGTGCAGGTCGACTCTACAATTTCTAGCAGTGCATTCGGGACTGTCGACGCAAAAATCCCAGTTGTGGTATTAAACATTGGACACGATGTCAACAAAAAATACTTGAAACTGTCTGTGATAAATGATCACCCGGTGTTATCGTTTGGAAAGTCTAAAACCCAAATGAAATTTACCGATGAAGAGCTGAAAGGAAAAGAACATCTAGTTTCATCTGTCACCAGCGACAATTCGATTGAATATGCTAACGCAATCTTAAAATCAGTGATTGGGGCCAACGACGAATCAATTGACTCCTTAAGACTCTCTATTGTCTGGAATGAATCGCATGATCAAGTTGCCTctctgacaaaaaataataaacgctGGAAAAATgagacatacaaaaataaactgCTGCGCTTTGCGTTGGAAAGTGACAACGGGAAAACTGCATCCACTTTGTATTCTAGTGGCATAGATCTTGTTAACTTCTGCAACAAAAACTTGGTTGGTATGTTCAACCAAATTGGCGACAATGGATTTGGTAATACGGATTTCAACACGCTTGAAGATGTCCAGCGCTACATTTCCGATAACACAGAAGTCTTGTTAGATATCGCTGAGGGTGTCACTGAAACCGAAATCGCCATTAGTTGTATTTTCATTTGGTCCATCTTTAGTCTGAGGTATGATGTATCTTACCAGTTTTGGCGActgtcagaaagcaagatgacTGCGGCTGTATTTGCATGCAAGTGTTTGAAACGAATGAAGAAGTGCACAGACGACGACGACAGGAAATCGAGAATAGAATTTATAATTGGAAAATACGACCATAGATCCACTTGGATCTTGACACAGTGCTATACCGATAAGAAGAGCAAGGCCAAGAAGTGTCTAGTGCGCGAGAGAAAAGAGTTTGGAGGCACCTCGACACTATTGCTTGCTAATCAGGACAAGATATTTATTCAACACAGTGCTTGCCAAGCGGCCTTGAATGACATATGGCTTCAACCATTGAGCACAGATGAGACCTCCAACCCATTTTGGAAAATTATGCTCTTTATGATTAACCCATTGCTTGCTGGTTTCTTCCTGAATTTCGTAGACCAAGATTCCAAGAAAGACGTTAATGGGAAGTGCTGTGGCGTCTTTGTATGGATGTTGAAAAGGGCATGGGACTTCACGCATAGTCCGCTTGTCAAGTTCATGTACAATATGCTGAGCTATTTGGTTTTCCTGACCCTATTTGCATACGCTATAGTTTTCAGTACCAATCAGTCGTTCTCCGCAGTGAACTATGTTTTAATGGTATGGGTATTCTCCTTCGTTGTAGAAGAAATCAGACAGAAACTTGTTTCGAATGACGATTACATCACTGATATATGGAATTGGATTGACCTGTTAGCACTGACACTTTTTATTGTCGGAGAAGTGTTGCGCCATATAAACTTGGAGATAGCGAGGATacttatggcccttgactttattatattttcctTGCGACTTCTTCACGCATGTACATGCCTTAGAAATATTGGACCAAAGCTTGTGATGATCGGCAAAATGATGCAAGACCTTGTCTACTTCTTCATAATTATGATGGTTGTTGTGGTGTCGTATGCTATCGCTACACAATCCATTCTTTACCCCAACTCGCCCTTCACATGGCACACATTCTACAAAACGTTGAAGATTCCTTACTGGAACATCTTTGGAGAGCTCGGATTGGAAGACATTGAGG aTGTTGGTGATTGCACAAACGATCCTATGGCTGGTTTTGAAGACCTACCCAGATGCCCTACCAAGGCAGGGACATATATTGTTCCAATTATGATGGCAATCTACATGTTGATCGTACAAGTCCTCCTGCTTAACCTTTTGATCGCCATGTTTAGCTTCACGTTCGAGAAGGTCCAAGACGAAACCGACAAGTACTGGTGTTTCCTCCGCTTCAAGTTGATCCGCGAGTACTACGACCGACCCTTTCTCTGTCCTCCACTGACATGGATCAGTCACATAAAGCGCATTGTATTCTACATACGCAGAAAGCGGATAGAGCACCACCACCACTGCGGCAATGCATTTtgcaaacacatacacaaaacTGAAGGTGAACGACTGATGCGATGGGAAAGAATGCATGCTGAGAAAGCAAAACTCAAGAAAGACGACTTGAAACGTCTCAAAGATTCGTCACTTTCTGGAAGATACACAGAAATCCGACGTAATTTGTTGATCGATAGCTAA